Proteins encoded by one window of Panicum virgatum strain AP13 chromosome 7N, P.virgatum_v5, whole genome shotgun sequence:
- the LOC120682532 gene encoding uncharacterized protein LOC120682532, which yields MEAPQFISIDDNQETVINDFVPPDPVVQIDPQIGSSSGNTSRVLSLGPLPDDARAKLRDMLPLLNQDIGQLVQDAEPIRDIFKTIRGHLSRDITEKLIQVAFIENRQLQVLDAQNRLEDRVCQERIFKNREAHDSRVTDLDGRIQLLSTSRADIVSSIDRLKRRRADLMKELQQVGEDLAREEKRLEDLPSTIADMERRKAILPHKAQALRREERPIPCSADADRREIDEVDQLR from the exons ATGGAAGCACCCCAGTTCATCTCCATCGATGACAACCAAGAAACGGTCATCAATGATTTTGTACCACCTGATCCAGTT GTTCAAATTGATCCTCAGATTGGAAGTTCCTCCGGCAATACTTCACGAGTGTTGTCTCTAGGCCCACTTCCTGATGATGCCCGGGCCAAGCTTCGTGATATGCTTCCACTTCTCAACCAAGATATCGGTCAATTGGTTCAAGACGCTGAGCCGATCAGAGATATCTTTAAAACAATCAGAGGACATCTGTCCAGGGATATCACGGAGAAGTTGATTCAGGTAGCTTTCATCGAAAATCGGCAGCTCCAAGTGTTAGACGCCCAAAATCGACTGGAGGACAGAGTCTGTCAGGAGCGGATTTTCAAGAATCGGGAAGCCCATGACTCCCGTGTAACCGATCTTGATGGAAGGATTCAGCTACTGTCTACCTCCCGTGCCGATATTGTCAGCAGCATTGACCGTCTGAAGAGGAGACGTGCCGATCTGATGAAAGAACTCCAGCAAGTTGGTGAGGATCTTGCCCGTGAAGAGAAAAGGCTGGAAGATCTTCCAAGCACAATCGCAGATATGGAGCGAAGGAAAGCTATCTTGCCTCATAAAGCACAAGCTCTTCGGAGGGAGGAACGGCCGATCCCATGTTCAGCCGATGCCGATCGCAGAGAAATTGATGAGGTCGACCAACTGCGTTGA